One Nostoc punctiforme PCC 73102 DNA window includes the following coding sequences:
- a CDS encoding N-glycosidase — protein sequence MTIYFYKVWQPYGCFSNFSPHGIHIQDTYWATVEHYYQAQKFVGSKDAAIIPLIHAAATPEEAAALGRCSTRQLRRDWDLVKTQIMREAVLKKFLTHADIREVLLKTGDELLVENSPTDSFWGCGANKAGLNHLGKTLMSVREEIRNLLSLTGIYE from the coding sequence ATGACCATTTACTTTTATAAGGTTTGGCAGCCTTATGGCTGTTTTTCTAACTTTTCTCCCCACGGAATCCATATCCAGGACACTTACTGGGCAACTGTTGAGCATTATTATCAAGCACAAAAGTTTGTTGGCAGCAAAGATGCGGCAATTATACCCCTCATCCATGCCGCCGCCACCCCAGAAGAAGCTGCCGCCTTGGGAAGATGTAGCACTCGCCAACTCCGTCGAGACTGGGATTTAGTCAAAACGCAAATTATGCGAGAAGCTGTACTCAAAAAGTTTCTCACTCATGCTGATATTAGAGAAGTTCTGCTGAAGACAGGCGATGAGCTTTTGGTTGAAAACTCCCCAACCGATTCTTTTTGGGGCTGTGGTGCTAATAAAGCAGGTCTTAACCATCTCGGTAAAACTCTCATGAGTGTGCGTGAAGAAATTCGTAATTTACTATCTTTAACGGGAATTTACGAATAA
- a CDS encoding ATP-binding protein, which yields MKLPSFRLRIALLSAALAGTTLVGFGAVSWFQIYNAKISRLDAELLNHLMRATPMPPRGEPPENQGKKSRPSRWQFYEDSLSDAFGTNTKTPIALLVLDANGNILYQSNSLPADVEVNRLLLKRLQLIPLPSPPQREPPPPSNRNPSVGPPPFLRPRPPKFVTEKTAKAAWRIGATKFPNAQVGIAVNLQAVDQEMATIRNIFLVSIPGSLLLVAIGAWLVSGGALHPIRQLTGVIQQVTVKGLDQRIPIGTTDVEFVELIQVFNLMLERLERSFTQASRFSGDAAHELKTPLTILQGEIERTLQQVDPGSEVQQRLSNLLDEVRRLSGIMRKLLLLSLADAGKMGLYLVEVDMSELLLEMLEDVEMLAPHLTVKTDFTDGLRLQSDRDLLIQVLQNLFSNAIKYNLANGWIQIRTYQTQTTLHVTIANASKDIPVSERERIFDRFYRGDPARTRKIEGIGLGLSLSREIARAHHGDLTLDSTAFGQTAFTLTLPMK from the coding sequence ATGAAACTCCCTTCCTTTCGCCTCCGAATTGCCCTATTGTCTGCGGCTTTAGCTGGAACTACATTAGTCGGTTTTGGTGCAGTCTCCTGGTTTCAGATTTACAATGCTAAAATCAGCCGTCTTGATGCAGAACTGTTAAATCACTTGATGCGGGCAACTCCGATGCCACCACGGGGGGAACCTCCTGAAAATCAGGGCAAAAAAAGCCGCCCCTCACGATGGCAATTTTACGAAGACTCTTTATCTGATGCCTTCGGAACCAATACCAAAACCCCCATTGCTCTACTGGTGCTTGATGCAAACGGCAACATACTTTATCAATCTAACTCCCTACCTGCCGACGTTGAGGTGAATCGCCTGCTGCTTAAGCGCCTTCAGTTGATACCTTTACCATCACCTCCGCAGAGAGAACCACCGCCACCCTCAAATAGAAATCCATCTGTTGGGCCGCCACCCTTTCTTCGTCCACGTCCACCTAAATTTGTCACTGAAAAGACAGCAAAAGCAGCTTGGCGAATTGGAGCAACTAAATTTCCCAATGCTCAGGTTGGCATTGCTGTGAATCTGCAAGCCGTCGATCAAGAGATGGCTACCATTCGGAATATATTCCTGGTTTCAATTCCCGGATCGCTACTGCTAGTTGCAATCGGTGCATGGTTAGTTTCTGGTGGTGCTTTGCATCCCATCCGGCAATTAACGGGCGTTATTCAACAGGTGACTGTCAAAGGACTAGATCAACGGATTCCCATTGGCACAACTGATGTTGAATTTGTCGAGTTGATTCAGGTATTTAACTTGATGTTGGAACGGTTGGAACGCAGTTTTACCCAAGCTTCCCGCTTTAGTGGTGATGCGGCTCATGAACTGAAAACCCCACTGACGATTTTGCAAGGCGAAATAGAACGAACGCTGCAACAGGTTGATCCTGGAAGTGAAGTACAACAGCGCTTAAGTAACCTATTAGATGAGGTGCGCCGCTTGAGTGGAATTATGCGGAAACTTTTGCTGCTATCTCTGGCAGATGCGGGAAAAATGGGCTTGTATTTGGTTGAGGTAGATATGTCTGAGTTGCTGTTGGAGATGCTAGAAGATGTGGAAATGCTGGCTCCCCACTTGACTGTGAAAACTGACTTTACTGATGGACTACGCTTACAGAGCGATCGCGATCTTCTGATTCAAGTTTTGCAAAACCTGTTCAGTAATGCTATAAAATACAATCTCGCCAACGGCTGGATACAGATTCGCACTTATCAAACTCAAACAACTCTCCATGTCACTATTGCCAATGCATCCAAAGATATTCCAGTGAGTGAACGCGAACGCATTTTTGACCGCTTCTATCGCGGCGATCCGGCTCGAACCCGCAAAATAGAAGGCATCGGACTAGGACTGAGCCTGTCCCGTGAAATTGCCAGGGCACATCATGGCGACCTCACCCTTGACTCAACAGCTTTTGGTCAAACAGCTTTCACCCTCACCTTACCGATGAAGTAG